One segment of Cutaneotrichosporon cavernicola HIS019 DNA, chromosome: 4 DNA contains the following:
- the RPP2B gene encoding uncharacterized protein (Belongs to the eukaryotic ribosomal protein P1 P2 family) has protein sequence MKHLAAYLLLQQGGNTSPSAKDVKDVLAAVGIEADDAKLDKVIAELSGKDINELIVEGSSKLSSVPSGGAAASAGGAGAATGGGDAAPAEEAKEEEKEESDDDMGFGLFD, from the exons ATGAAGCACCTCGCCGCTtacctcctcctccagcagGGTGGCaacacctcgccctcggccaaggacgtcaaggacgttctcgccgccgtcggcatcgaggctgacgacgccaagctcgacaaggtcatcgCTGAGCTTTCGGGCAAGGACATCAACGAG CTCATCGTTGAGGGCTCGTCCAAGCTCTCGTCCGTCCCCTCGGGCGGTGCCGCTGCTTCGGCTGGCGGTGCCGGCGCCGCCACTGGCGGTGGTGACGCTGCCCCCGctgaggaggccaaggaggaggagaaggaggagtccgacgacgacatgggcTTCGGTCTCTTCGACTAA
- the MRPS5 gene encoding uncharacterized protein (30s ribosomal protein s5) produces MSLVRPARRLLSRAQAPLARAASTSTPVAPTSQKPGKELGNLSPKEVANLTRPLMPHYTVARSPDYPNHMKDAPQHRIYNFPNNTFPPLPESEHPIALGENMVAKNMRVLGALTGYTRQELEGLYRYPVDMRRVVNMTKKGKMSSFFSVMVVGDPKRGLVGIGHGKNENAGQANIRAFHQAVLNMDAVPRFENRTLYGQGSDLRVKWRATTVIMRARPPGFGLQVPHVLHRIFSACGIRDASAQILGSTNKTQVVKAALQIIHGGALPPGSGTGKSRARRENKGAGMRTLRELERMRGRHGIDMNRHL; encoded by the exons ATGTCCTTGGTACGCccggcgcgccgcctcctttcccgcgcgcaagcgccacttgcgcgcgcggcgtcgacttCAACGCCTGTAgctcccacctcccaaAAGCCGGGCAAGGAGCTGGGCAACCTCTCGCCAAAGGAGGTGGCCAACCTAACCCGCCCCCTCATGCCTCACTACACTGTTGCGCGGTCGCCCGACTACCCGAACCACATGAAGGATGCGCCTCAGCACCGTATCTACAACTTTCCCAACAATACGTTCCCACCGTTGCCGGAGAGCGAGCACCCGATCGCGTTGGGCGAAAACATGGTCGCCAAGAACATGCGCGTTTTGGGTGCGCTTACGGGATACACCCGTCAGGAGCTTGAGGGCCTTTACCGGTACCCTGTTGATATGCGGCGTGTTGTGAACATGACTAAGAAGGGCAAGAT GTCCTCGTTCTTCTCGGTAATGGTTGTCGGCGACCCGAAGCGTGGACTGGTCGGTATTGGGCACGGCAAGAACGAGAACGCTGGACAGGCGAATATTCGCGCCTTCCACCAGGCCGTGCTCAACATGGACGCTGTGCCGCGTTTTGAGAACCGTACGCTGTACGGCCAGGGCTCCGACCTGCGCGTCAAgtggcgcgcgacgacggtgATTATGCGTGCGCGCCCACCCGGATTCGGCCTGCAGGTTCCTCACGTGCTTCACCGCATCTTCTCGGCGTGCGGAATCCGCGACGCTAGCGCCCAGATCCTTGGGTCGACCAACAAGACCCAGGTCGTCAAGGCTGCGCTCCAGATCATCCACGGTGGT gcgTTGCCACCTGGATCGGGTACCGGCAAGAGCAGGGCGCGCAGGGAGAACAAGGGCGCTGGCATGCGCACACTTCGCGAACTGGAGCGCATGCGCGGACGCCACGGTATCGACATGAACCGCCACCTCTAG
- the UBC6 gene encoding uncharacterized protein (Ubiquitin-conjugating enzyme E2, catalytic domain homologues): MASKVAQKRLQKEYLAMQKAPPPFIWALPEERNILDWHFIIRGPPDTPYAGGEYHGLIWFPSDYPFKPPDVKMFTPTGRFECGAKICMSMTSYHPSTWNAAWSVATILTGLLSFMLSDEITAGAVKTTDAQKRDFATKSHAFNLNSKKFRDIFPKVSRKSHRHGAAAVCFEVKGGAPAALDTPVSSGRSTPASTSSNTRTQFPAVNPPNPPETPTLADAQHAPQQVVQQRQLPNARWIPSWRWLIAIVVLAVLGRISKGRE, encoded by the exons ATGGCGTCCAAGGTCGCGCAGAAGAGG CTCCAGAAG GAGTACCTCGCGATGCAGAaggcgccgccgcctttTATCTGGGCGCTGCCCGAGGAGAGGAACATCCTCGACT GGCACTTTATCATT CGTGGACCACCTGACACGCCGTACGCGGGAGGCGAGTACCACGGCCTCATCTGGTTTCCCAGCGACTACC CCTTCAAGCCGCCTGATGTTAAGATGTTCACGCCGACGGGTCGCTTCGAGTGTGGTGCCAAGATCTGCATGAGCATGACCTCCTA TCACCCCAGCAC GTGGAATGCAGCTTG GTCTGTAGCTACGATCCTGACAGGTCTGCTTAGCTTCATGCTTAGTGACGA GATCACCGCCGGTGCTGTCAAGACCACCGACGCTCAGAAGCGCGATTTTGCGACCAAGTCGCATGCGTTCAATCTGAACAGCAAGAAGTTCCGTGATATCTTCCCGAAGGTGAGCCGAAAGTCGCATCG ACATGGGGCAGCAGCCGTCTGCTTCG AAGTGAAAGGAGGTGCGCCAGCCGCTCTTGACACGCCGGTGTCCTCTGGACGCTCGACACCCGCATCCACCAGTTCCAATACTCGCACGCAGTTCCCCGCCGTCAATCCTCCCAATCCCCCCGAAACCCCAACTCTAGCCGATGCCCAGCATGCACCGCAACAGGTCGTGCAGCAACGGCAGCTGCCTAACGCCCGCTGGATCCCTTCATGGCGATGGCTCATTGCCattgtcgtcctcgctgtccTTGGTCGCATCTCCAAAGGACGAGAATAA
- the GPI17 gene encoding uncharacterized protein (Phosphatidylinositol-glycan biosynthesis class S protein): MPEEDPPRDAAPLIAAINPTRTRRWAVMLCFPLFIALASPWWWATTSIVRLPLPVARIAALESQGDPVISTLISLTGNDAAFPKAPAGRADFPTATKLDALATEVIKGVDGMLGRDRPDVRGTRRWDMVTNGPKSASHRVHIEVSESAKADWPLEPYVQTSYGTADVQPGTVVIPIHPSMVSDLNLKRHYKIALVNAIHNLLPSHLPPLANRALAYSPNITLSFVVVNEDAADGAFVDGWDIDGALRDHILPHLEPLAPVFNFSVESQVLYHAPLAFEPTHDEEGWVVDEDGMKMFVSERWTLDSLSTNNPVLKFLLFVPSAQHAPLRLSANATSFLIPQFGSVVLLNPPAEAGAYTLSLDALDRPFKQFTEHLYGLLSLPALFDKLHPCPETVPKGGKTRAQRGLRDPLTVWQLDTILRVRMAENAAEGRKTLGGIVRLVDKIKEMQLGSGVRDKVLGAVRRLEELPDTAQDMSPLNAFVLSRDAVGLANEAFFDPSMMGLLYFPDQHKFAVYTPLFAPIGVSIVVGILREIVNILKRRKAARKTANEKKKVDERLDIGPEAESTGMTTAMDTPAAARLRTANTT; encoded by the exons ATGCCAGAGGAGGATCCACCACGGGACGCCGCTCCCCTCATAGCGGCCATCAATCCGACACGTACGCGGCGATGGGCCGTTATGCTCTGCTTTCCCCTCttcatcgccctcgccagTCCGTGGTGGTGGGCCACCACGTCCATCGTccgccttcccctcccTGTCGCGCGCATCGCGGCTCTCGAAAGCCAAGGG GACCCAGTGATAAGCACCCTCATCTCGCTGACTGGCAACGACGCCGCGTTCCCCAAGGCGCCCGCCGGGCGCGCAGACTTCCCAACGGccaccaagctcgacgcgctcgcgaccgAGGTCATCAAGGGCGTGGACGGGATGCTCGGCCGCGATCGCCCGGATGTGCGTGGTACCAGGCGGTGGGATATGGTAACGAACGGGCCGAAGAGCGCCTCGCATCGCGTGCATATCGAAGTCTCGGAGTCGGCGAAAGCGGACTGGCCGCTTGAGCCCTACGTCCAGACCTCGTATGGGACAGCCGACGTGCAGCCCGGAACAGTAGTGATTCCCATTCATCCGTCGATGGTGTCGGACCTGAACCTCAAGC GACACTACAAGATCGCGCTAGTTAACGCTATCCACAacctccttccctcacaCCTCCCGCCGCTTGCCAACCGCGCACTAGCCTACAGCCCGAACATCACGCTCTCgttcgtcgtcgtcaacgaggATGCGGCGGACGGCGCGTTCGTCGACGGATGGGACATCGATGGCGCCCTCCGTG ACCACATCCTGCCCCACCTGGAGCCTCTCGCACCCGTCTTTAACTTCTCCGTCGAGAGCCAGGTGCTTTACCACGCGCCCTTGGCATTCGAGCCCACCCATGACGAAGAGGGATGggtcgtcgatgaggacggaATGAAGATGTTCGTGAGCGAGCGCTGGACGCTGGACTCGCTCAGCACGAACAACCCCGTCCTCAagttcctcctcttcgtccCGAGCGCACAACACGCTCCATTACGGCTGAGTGCGAACGCGACATCCTTCCTCATTCCGCAGTTCGGGTCCGtggtcctcctcaacccgCCTGCCGAAGCAGGCGCATacactctctctctcgacgcgctcgaccgaCCCTTCAAGCAGTTCACGGAGCACCTGTACggcctcctctcgctcccAGCCCTGTTCGATAAGCTGCATCCCTGCCCTGAGACGGTACCCAAAGGTGGTAAGACGCGGGCGCAGCGCGGATTGCGCGATCCTCTCACCGTGTGGCAGCTCGACACAATCCTCCGCGTCCGGATGGCTGAGAACGCCGCCGAGGGACGCAAGACGCTCGGTGGTATCGTGCGTCTCGTCGACAAGATTAAGGAGATGCAGCTGGGCTCCGGCGTGCGGGACAAAGTGCTCGGCGCGGTGCGGCGACTTGAGGAG CTACCAGACACGGCACAGGACATGTCCCCACTCAACGCTTTCGTGCTCTCCCGCGACGCTGTGGGCCTTGCGAATGAGGCATTCTTTGACCCCTCGATGATGGGCCTGCTGTATTTC cctGACCAACACAAGTTTGCTGTGTACACGCCCCTCTTCGCGCCCATTGGCGTGTCCATAGTCGTTGGCATCCTCCGCGAGATCGTTAATATCCTCAAGAGGCGCAAAGCGGCAAGGAAGACAGCCaacgagaagaagaaggtcgATGAGAGGTTAGACATTGGCCCCGAGGCGGAGTCTACAGGCATGACGACGGCCATGGACactcccgccgccgcgcgcctccGCACGGCCAACACTACATAG
- a CDS encoding uncharacterized protein (Tpr domain-containing protein): protein MGLTKKKAARKTAKKEKAASASATDVPSLLDKANVLLAQSNFDLAIKFLERALELEPGNLEARELAGVAELEGGDVDRGRAHLLHLFPPHAAANPDSPSPYLYLAQTADGPEEALGYYSTATAMIENALNAKGKGRAGEEDEEELRKMALTAIVAMIEIWMSDLCFEEAASSNCDGLVARALSISPNDPEALMALASIRMSQSKFDDAKEVVLKIYRDMEGRDPFDPMLPPLPVRLQFTRLLLEHGLHMEALDVITTGREEDSLEVESAYLEGWTWHLRAQTLEEAPTQNWADMDDDEEPMNADECYAESLRALLEAAKLFTEQDYPDEGIGSHLQELIGGLQKRGVKPAVHAVEDEGEDDGDVEMS from the exons ATGGGCCTCaccaagaagaaggccgcgCGTAAGACTGCCAAGAAGGAAAAGGCGGCGTCCGCGTCAGCAACCGACGTCCCTTCTTTGCTGG acaAGGCGaacgtcctcctcgctcagTCCAACTTTGACCTTGCCATCAAGTTCCTGGAACGggctctcgagctcgagcctGGTAACcttgaggcgcgcgagctggctGGGGTTGCTGAGCTTGAGGGAGGTGACGTGGACCGTGGCCGCGctcaccttctccacctcttccccccacacgccgccgcgaaCCCCGACTCCCCGAGCCCCTACCTCTACCTGGCGCAGACGGCAGACGGACCCGAGGAGGCTTTAGGGTACTACTCTAccgcgacggcgatgaTTGAGAACGCCCTGAACGCTAAGGGCAAGGGGCgggctggcgaggaggacgaggaggagctccgCAAGATGGCGCTGACGGCGATCGTTGCCATGATCGAGATCTGGATGAGCGACTTGTG TTTCGAAGAGGCCGCGTCGAGTAACTGCGACGGCCTGGTCGCGCGGGCACTGTCCATCTCACCCAACGACCCAGAAGCGCTCATGGCCCTGGCGTCTATTCGGATGAGCCAGAGCAAGTTCGACGACGCAAAGGAGGTGGTCCTCAAGATCTACCGCGACATGGAAGGGCGGGATCCCT TCGATCCCATGCTTCCGCCCTTGCCGGTGCGGCTGCAGTTCActcgtctcctcctcgagcacgggCTGCACATGGAGGCGTTGGACGTCATCACGACGggacgcgaggaggacagtctcgaggtcgagagcGCATACCTTGAGGGCTGGACGTGGCACCTGCGTGCCcagacgctcgaggaggcacCCACTCAAAACTGGGCGGATatggatgacgacgaggagccgATGAACGCCGACGAGTGCTATGCCGAGTCTCTCCgggccctcctcgaggccgccaagctgTTCACAGAGCAGGACTACCCAGACGAGGGCATCGGCTCTCATCTCCAAGAACTCATTGGAGGCCTGCAGAAGCGCGGCGTCAAGCCGGCCGTGCATgcggtggaggacgagggggaggacgacggcgacgtggaGATGTCTTAG
- the PRE2 gene encoding uncharacterized protein (Proteasome subunit) has product MDTLVANIAHPPTARQSNGEDEHSPATWGSMGGFGNLDASGAVSGMTVPAVPDPLAFLSLHTDSMSTNPQAKIKLAHGTTTLAFRFKGGIIVAVDSRATAGSYIASGTVKKVIEINPYLLGTMAGGAADCQYWETYLGMQCRLHELRNKERISVAAASKILSNIVYQYKGMGLSMGTMICGWDKTGPALFYVDSDGQRLKGDLFSVGSGSTYAYGVLDQGYSWDLSDEDAQELGRRSICAAGHRDAYSGNSINLYHVRENGWEFIDNYDLSELWYKYSKEKMDKVAAAQGEAIAVE; this is encoded by the exons ATGGACACTCTCGTAGCCAACATTGCGCACCCACCAACCGCGCGTCAATCCaatggcgaggacgagcacTCGCCCGCGACGTGGGGCAGCATGGGTGGGTTCGgcaacctcgacgccagcggcgcTGTGAGCGGCATGACTGTGCCCGCCGTTCCCGAC CCCCTCGCTTTTCTCTCGTTGCACACCGACTCGATGTCGACCAACCCTCaggccaagatcaagcTGGCGCACGGCACGACCACCCTCGCGTTCCGCTTCAAGGGCGGTATTATTGTCGCTGTTGACTCTCGAGCCACTGCTGGCAGCTACATTG cttCCGGGACCGTCAAGAAGGTCATTGAGATCAACCCTTACCTTCTCGGAACCATGGCCGGTGGTGCTGCCGACTGCCAGTATTG GGAGACATATCTCGGAATGCAGTGCCGTCTGCACGAGCTACGAAACAAGGAGCGTATCtcggtcgcggcggccagcaAGATCCTCTCGAACATCGTGTACCAGTACAAGGGAATGGGGTTGAGCATG ggcACTATGATCTGCGGCTGGGACAAGACC GGTCCCGCTCTCTTCTACGTCGACTCGGACGGGCAGCGCCTCAAGGGCGACCTATTCTCTGTCGGCTCGGGTTCGACGTACGCGTACGGTGTACTTGACCAGGGCTACTCGTGGGACCtgtcggacgaggacgcacAGGAGCTTGGTCGTCGCTCGATCTGTGCCGCCGGCCACCGCGACGCATACTCTGGTAACTCTATTAACCTATACCATGTGCGCGAGAACGGCTGGGAGTTCATCG acAACTACGACCTCAGCGAACTGTGGTACAAGTATTcgaaggagaagatggaCAAGGTCGCTGCGGCGCAGGGCGAGGCGATTGCTGTTGAGTAG
- the RAT1 gene encoding uncharacterized protein (XRN 5'-3' exonuclease N-terminus): MGVPALFRWLSKKYPKIVYRVQEDTPTKIRKDDGEIIEVPVRYESENPNGFEVDNLYLDMNGIVHPCTHPEGRPAPETEEEMMVEVFRYTERVVNMARPRKVLMMAIDGVAPRAKMNQQRSRRFRSAQEAQEKEIERQEAIKMYEAMGHAVSEETKNKKAWDSNAITPGTPFMDLLSKSLKYWVATKLSTDPGWKDLKVIISDASVPGEGEHKIVDWIRRQRSHPTWNANTSHAMYGLDADLIMLGLATHEPIFRILREDVFAQGGNKGPQTCGNCGKVGHIKANCKQPKKVKDPNEVEKAVPVDPKPFIWLDVNVLREYLAVELNVPNVPFHFDPELAIDDWIFMIFFVGNDFLPHLPSLEIREGAIDKLLEIWRNELPRMGGYLTNHGKVNLDRAQLILEGLASREDSIFQKRKEDEDRQKSRENHRRKQEHDRQDRENGVTDDPGSMQLNGQDYVAVSASDTARGGRLHPSLPTRPGFDTAPAESAEPAKPAFKPGKKLTYQQQAESLKAGLAAMGGSNADIVKNRKAIRMANMSAADKLRAELEGDEAPKDSSQEMDESMEEKPENGDEGTDLDNEEHEGDEDDEDEDDDVQSGGKRKKRGDTSGQRKARKLDGEQDEEDEDEEEAPANPGDEHVSKKKLKVNPDGTVDYEDTVRLWEPGYRERYYRQKFGVELSDTKFISEITHAYMEGLCWVLEYYYQGVPAWDWYYPYHYAPFAQDFHNVGSFDIKFKVAGPFKPFAQLLGVFPAASRIHLPAPLQTLMIDENSTILDFYPEDFEIDMNGKKMQWQGVALLPFIDQTRLLTALESKENELTEDEKRRNSLGDNIMFIAEENALFEPFAKAYSVKPEEGKRPKLIPINPQQSLGITGSFLTDPNCVPGASMDTPLPSIKECPDLVNNNSLSVSYYFPRQLHRHRSAILPSYRPGLPKLTESDRDWTRRGGHERRQGPGHRGGGGNRGHGGHGGGPGHARGGRGPPSGGYGQTPYGGGAPSYAGAGGYSQGGGYGGGGYRGGGGYGGGRNPHGQPQPTAAYGGGAGGGYGGYGGGYSGGGGYGGGGGGSYGGGAYGGQGGQGGQGGYGGGGYGGQGGYGGGAYGGGQGGNRAYQQPPYGAPPSNFSRNSSGYGGGAQRGGYGGSHGSNRGGPRRY, translated from the exons ATG GGTGTTCCCGCTCTCTTCAGGTGGCTGTCCAAGAAGTACCCCAAGATCGTCTACCGCGTCCAGGAAGACACCCCGACCAAGATCCGCAAAGATGACGGCGAGATCATCGAGGTCCCCGTCCGCTACGAGTCGGAGAACCCCAACGGGTTTGAAGTCGACAACCTGTATC TTGACATGAATGGTATCGTCCATCCGTGTACACACCCCGAGGGCCGCCCCGCgcccgagaccgaggaggagatgatggtCGAGGTGTTCAGGTACACTGAGCGTGTCGTCAACATGGCCCGGCCCCGCAAGGTACTCATGATGGCTATTGACGGTGTCGCTCCGCGCGCCAAGATGAACCAGCAGCGTTCGCGTCGTTTCCGTTCCGCGCAGGAGGcgcaggagaaggagattgAACGCCAGGAGGCCATCAAGATGTACGAGGCCATGGGCCACGCCGTCTCCGAAGAGACCAAGAATAAGAAGGCATGGGACTCGAATGCCATCACGCCAGGCACACCCTTCATGGACCTCCTGTCCAAGAGCTTAAAATACTGGGTGGCTACCAAGCTTAGCACCGACCCCGGATGGAAAGAC CTCAAGGTCATCATCTCGGACGCATCGGTCCCCGGCGAGGGAGAGCACAAGATTGTCGACTGGATccgccgccagcgctcCCACCCGACTTGGAACGCCAACACCAGCCACGCCATGTACGGCTTGGATGCCGACCTCATCATGCTTGGCCTGGCAACCCACGAGCCGATCTTCCGCATCCTTCGTGAGGACGTATTTGCGCAGGGGGGGAACAAGGGGCCGCAGACGTGCGGCAACTGTGGCAAAGTTGGCCACATCAAGGCCAACTGTAAGCAGCccaagaaggtcaaggaTCCCAACGAAGTGGAAAAGGCTGTACCTGTCGACCCCAAGCCGTTCATCTGGCTCGACGTCAATGTGCTGCGCGAGTATCTTGCAGTTGAACTCAACGTCCCAAACGTTCCGTTCCACTTTGATCCTGAACTCGCTATTGATGACTGGATCTTCATGATCTTCTTCGTCGGCAACGATTTCCTACCGCACCTGCCTTCCCTTGAGATTCGTGAGGGTGCTATCGACAAGCTTCTCGAAATTTGGCGTAACGAGCTGCCGCGCATGGGTGGATATCTTACGAACCACGGCAAAGTCAATCTCGACCGTGCTCAGCTTAttctcgagggcctcgCCTCCCGCGAGGACTCGATCTTCcagaagcgcaaggagg ATGAGGACAGACAGAAGAGTCGCGAGAACCACCGTCGAAAGCAGGAGCACGACAGACAGGACCGAGAGAACGGTGTCACGGACGACCCCGGATCCATGCAGTTGAATGGACAAGACTATGTCGCTGTCTCGGCTTCTGACACTGCTCGTGGTGGACGTTTGCATCCGTCATTGCCGACGCGGCCTGGTTTCGACACGGCGCCAGCCGAGTCTGCGGAGCCAGCCAAGCCAGCGTTCAAACCCGGCAAGAAGCTCACATACCAACAGCAGGCTGAGTCGTTAAAGGCAGGTCTGGCTGCCATGGGCGGGAGCAATGCGGACATTGTCAAGAACCGCAAGGCCATACGTATGGCCAACATGTCTGCTGCCGACAAGCTCAGAGCTGAGctggagggcgacgaggcgccTAAAGATTCGTCCcaggagatggacgagtccatggaggagaagccggagaacggcgacgaggggaCAGACCTTGACAACGAGGAGCACGagggggatgaggatgacgaggacgaggatgacgacgtccAGTCTGGTGGCAAGAGGAAAAAGCGCGGTGACACTAGTGGGCAGCGCAAGGCCCGGAAGCTGGATGGCGAGcaagatgaagaagatgaggatgaggaggaagcgccGGCCAATCCAGGCGACGAGCACGTATCCAAAAAGAAGCTCAAGGTCAACCCAGACGGGACGGTTGATTACGAGGACACTGTGCGCCTGTGGGAGCCTGGTTACCGTGAGCGTTACTACCGCCAGAAGTTCGGTGTCGAGTTGTCCGACACCAAGTTCATCAGCGA GATCACACACGCATACATGGAGGGCCTCTGTTGGGTTCTCGAGTATTACTACCAGGGTGTTCCCGCATGGGACTGGTACTACCCGTACCATTACGCGCCGTTCGCGCAAGACTTCCACAACGTCGGTAGCTTCGACATCAAGTTCAAGGTCGCCGGGCCGTTCAAGCCGTTTGCTCAACTGCTTGGCGTCTTCCCTGCTGCAAGTCGCATCCACCTCCCGGCTCCTCTGCAGACACTCATGATCGACGAGAATTCGACCATTCTCGATTTCTATCCCGAGGACTTTGAGATCGACATGAACGGCAAAAAGATGCAGTGGCAGGGCGTTGCTCTGTTACCTTTCATTGACCAGACCCGTCTCCTCACTGCCCTCGAAAGCAAGGAAAACGAGCTcacggaggacgagaagcgtCGTAACTCTTTGGGCGACAACATCATGTTCATCGCAGAAGAGAATGCCCTCTTTGAACCCTTCGCCAAGGCGTACAGCGTCAAGCCTGAGGAGGGCAAGAGGCCAAAGCTTATCCCCATCAACCCCCAACAGTCGCTTGGCATCACCGGCTCGTTCCTCACCGACCCCAACTGCGTACCGGGCGCGAGCATGGACACGCCTCTCCCGTCAATCAAGGAGTGCCCTGACCttgtcaacaacaactCGCTCTCGGTGAGCTACTACTTCCCACGCCAGCTGCACCGCCATCGCTCGGCCATCCTTCCAAGCTATCGGCCAGGGCTGCCCAAGCTCACTGAGTCGGACCGCGACTGGACGCGCCGCGGAGGACACGAGAGGAGACAAGGCCCTGGACAccgtggtggcggcggcaacCGCGGACACGGAGGACACGGCGGAGGCCCAGGCCATGCCCGTGGCGGTCGTGGACCGCCCAGTGGCGGCTATGGTCAGACGCCGTATGGCGGCGGTGCCCCGAGCTACGCAGGTGCCGGTGGCTACAGCCAGGGCGGTGGCTacggcggaggagggtaccgaggcggtggtggttATGGGGGAGGCCGCAACCCGCACGGCCAGCCCCAACCGACCGCTGCGTACGGTGGCGGAGCGGGCGGTGGCTATGGTGGCTACGGTGGTGGCTACAGTGGCGGGGGAGGTtacggtggtggtggtggtggcagTTATGGAGGGGGGGCATATGGTGGCCAGGGCGGTCAAGGTGGCCAAGGTGGCTacggtggcggtgggtatggcggccaaggtggctacggaggcggcgcatatggcggcggccaaggtgGCAACAGAGCCTACCAGCAGCCGCCATacggcgctcctccttccaACTTTAGCCGGAACTCAAGCGGATACGGAGGTGGCGCACAAAGAGGAGGGTACGGTGGATCGCACGGGTCGAATCGCGGCGGGCCGAGACGGTACTGA
- the TVP38 gene encoding uncharacterized protein (SNARE associated Golgi protein) encodes MGTVWGQFEILAHRVLKPYRKLNKKSKATLWTVLLINGLIIAAIIIITPKRIGHWFNNLAAQLKDMGFLGMVLITLGVVASSHPPMFGFSACMTMIGFAYGLWFGIFLGSIASLLGAAVAWFSIRHFFLDWMRKFGASKSKQWEAFGCVMRDKGLPLVIMIRWCPLPWAIGNGLFASIDSVELSHFMIANLAFIPRLAIPVFIGSRLNSLSDDKDDKPDPLRLWLNLGSIALSIVISIGTGTLIYRLTLSEMRRIEHVGHPDEGELAAEAFESTALLGDFSDDEVAEELVPSPQQV; translated from the exons ATGGGTACTGTCTGGGGCCAGTTTGAGATACTGGCTCACCGAGTTCTCAAGCCGTACCGCAAGCTGAACAAGAAGAGCAAG GCAACATTATG GACGGTGCTATTGATCAACGGCCTGATTATCGCGGCCATCATCATTATTACGCCTAAGCGCATCGGGCACTGGTTCAACAACCTGGCGGCCCAGTTGAAGGATATGGGATTTCTGGGCATGGTCTTAATCACCCTCGGTGTCG TCGCGTCGTCCCACCCGCCAATGTTCGGCTTCTCCGCGTGCATGACCATGATAGGGTTCGCATATGGCCTGTGGTTCGGCATCTTCCTCGGGAGCATTGCGTCGCTactcggcgcggcggttGCCTGGTTCTCAATTCGC CACTTCTTCCTGGACTGGATGCGCAAGTTCGGTGCAAGTAAGAGTAAGCAATGGGAAGCATTCGGCTGCGTCATGAGGGACAAGGGCCTGCCACTCGTCATCATGATCAGATGGTGCCCGCTCCCTTGGGCGATTGGTAATGGCCTCTTCGCT tccATTGATAGCGTCGAGCTCAGCCACTTCATGAtcgccaacctcgcgtTCATCCCCCGTCTCGCCATTCCTGTGTTCATTGGATCTAGGCTCAACTCGCTcagcgacgacaaggacgacaagccAGACCCGCTGCGTCTCTGGCTCAACCTTGGATCAATTGCACTTTCCATCGTAATCTCCATCGGGACAGGTACTCTCATCTACCGCCTTACCCTAAGCGAGATGCGCCGCATTGAACACGTTGGCCACCcagacgagggcgagcttgCAGCGGAAGCGTTCGAAAGTACGGCCCTTTTGGGGGACTTCAGCGATGATGAGGTagccgaggagctcgtcccAAGTCCGCAGCAGGTATAG